In the genome of Victivallis lenta, one region contains:
- a CDS encoding type II secretion system protein: MRKSFTLIELLVVIAIIAILASMLLPALNQARARAKSANCLANLKQIGASSQFYSSDHKDYWPIGQYVMSANGKPVTHWYMRLAHLYGAGAKIFSCPGATPVEGYNSETKGGGSFTENLGDTRSDKMNYRINDKPTWVSYACIATTAGVCNQAWTGGSQQYNPLPVTRMRRPSVTAYVMDGRDIFHLGSEMAGVTNARYPQIYRHNGLANTLFMDGHTGTIRSGQSWGTLSHKYVFQWPDSPKMNDR; encoded by the coding sequence ATGAGAAAGTCGTTTACTCTGATCGAGCTCCTGGTTGTGATCGCAATCATCGCGATCCTCGCTTCGATGCTGCTGCCGGCGCTGAACCAGGCGCGGGCGCGGGCCAAAAGTGCGAACTGTCTTGCGAATTTGAAGCAGATCGGGGCGTCGAGCCAGTTTTACTCCTCCGACCACAAGGATTACTGGCCGATCGGACAGTACGTCATGTCGGCGAACGGCAAACCGGTGACGCACTGGTACATGCGCCTCGCACACCTGTATGGGGCCGGCGCGAAAATTTTCTCCTGTCCCGGCGCCACTCCGGTCGAAGGGTACAACAGTGAGACCAAAGGCGGCGGCAGTTTCACCGAAAATCTCGGAGACACGCGCAGCGATAAAATGAATTATCGGATAAACGATAAGCCGACCTGGGTTTCGTATGCCTGCATCGCGACGACCGCAGGCGTCTGCAATCAGGCGTGGACCGGCGGTTCACAGCAGTACAATCCGCTGCCGGTGACCCGGATGCGCCGCCCGTCGGTCACCGCCTATGTGATGGACGGCAGAGACATCTTTCACCTCGGGTCGGAGATGGCCGGCGTTACCAATGCGCGCTATCCGCAGATCTACCGCCACAACGGGCTGGCGAACACGCTTTTCATGGACGGCCATACCGGAACGATCCGGTCGGGTCAAAGCTGGGGCACGCTGTCGCACAAGTATGTGTTCCAGTGGCCGGACAGCCCGAAAATGAATGACCGTTGA